The segment ATGAATGCCCAATTAGAACAACTATGGAGCAAAACTTTAAATATCATAAAAGGGGAACTCACTGAGGTCAGTTTCAATACATGGATTAAAAGTATTTCTCCTGTTTCTATAGATGAAAATACAATTAAATTACAAGTTCCCAATGATTTTACAAGAGGCATTCTTGAAAGTAGGTATAAAGACTTAATAATTAATGCTATTAAACTTATTACTTCAAAAAAATATAACATAGAATTTTCTATAACATCAGAAGAGGTCCTTAATAATGCTACTTTAAACACTACACTTAAATCAAATGATGAAAATATAGTCATTAATGATGAAATGACCTCTATTTTAAACCCAAAATATACATTTGATTCATTTGTAATAGGTAATAGTAATAGATTTGCTCATGCAGCTTCCCTAGCTGTTGCAGAATCTCCAGCTAAAGCATACAATCCATTATTTATCTATGGGGGCGTGGGACTTGGAAAAACTCACTTAATGCATGCTATAGGACATTACATACTTCAAAATACACCTAGTGCTAAGGTTGTTTATGTATCATCTGAAAAGTTTACAAATGAACTTATAAATTCTATAAAAGATGATAAAAATGAAGAATTTCGAAATAAATACAGAAACGTTGATGTTTTATTAATTGATGATATTCAATTTATTGCCGGAAAAGAAAGAACTCAGGAAGAATTTTTCCATACATTTAATGCTCTATATGAAGCTGATAAACAGATAATTTTATCTAGTGATAGACCACCAAAGGAAATTCCTACATTAGAAGATAGACTTCGTTCTAGATTTGAATGGGGCCTTATTGCAGATATTCAAGCTCCTGATTTTGAAACTAGAATTGCAATTTTAAAGAAAAAAGCTGATGTAGAAAATTTAAATATACCTAATGAAGTAATGGTATATATAGCAACTAAAATAAAATCGAATATTAGAGAACTTGAAGGAGCCTTAATAAGAATTGTTGCCTACTCTTCTTTAACAAATAGAGAAGTAAGTGTAGATTTAGCAGCAGAAGCTTTAAAGGATATTATATCAAGTGAACAAAATAAACAAGTAACCATAGACCTAATTCAAGATATAGTTTGTAATTATTATAATTTAAAAATACAAGACCTAAAATCATCTAGAAGAACAAGAAATATAGCATTTCCGAGGCAGATTGCTATGTATTTAAGTAGAAAACTAACTGATATGTCCCTTCCTAAAATAGGAGAAGAATTTGGTGGACGTGATCATACAACCGTAATTCATGCTTATGAAAAAATATCTAATATATTAAAAAAAGATGAGTCTTTAAGAAATGTTATAAATGATTTAAATAAGAAAATAACTAATACTTAACAATTGTTTATAATATATAGTTAGTTTTATGTGGATAAAATAAAAATACATTATTTATGTTTATTATTGTGGATAAAGGTTAAATTTATTTAGCTAATTATCCACAATAATTTTTCTATTAATTTTGGCTATTTTATTTGGATTGAATGACTTATCCACATATCAACAGCGCCTACTACTATTACTACTAAAATAATTATATCTATCTTATCTATTTAAAACAAAATAGATTTGTGGATAAAGGAGGTACATTTTATGAAATTTATGTGTGCTAAAAACAAATTACAAGAGGCAATATCTATAGCTCAAAAAGCAGTTACTGGAAAATCACCAATGCCTATACTTCAAGGTATCCATATATGTGCAAAAAATAATGGACTTACTTTAATTGGCTCAGATATAGATCTTAGTATTGAAACTAAAATTGAAGCAGAAGTTGAAGAAGAAGGCAGTATTGTTGTTGACTCTAAACTATTTGGTGAAATTATTAGAAAATTACCAAATAGTTCAATCCATATAAATACTACTGAAAACAATTCAATAGAAATTATATGTGAAAAATCAAAATTTGATTTAATTCATATGGATGCAGAGGAATTTCCAAATCTACCAAGCATAAATGAAAATATAATTTTTAGCATACCTGAAAAAGTATTAAAAAATATGATTAAAGGTACTATTTTTGCAATAGCTCAAGATGAAACTAGACCAATTCTTACAGGAATTCTATTTGAAGTTAGAGACAAAAGACTTAATTTAGTAGCATTAGACGGATATAGACTGGCACTTAGAAGTAACATGATAGATAATGAAAACACAATAAGTGCGGTAATTCCAGGGAAAACTTTTAATGAAGTTTCAAAAATATTAAGTGAAGACGAAAAAAATGTAAATATTACATTTACACCTAACCATATTTTATTTAATTTGGGAGAAACTAAAATTATATCTAGATTACTTGAAGGCGAATTTATAAAATATAATTCTATAATTCCTGAAGAATATAAATTAAAAGTTAATGCTAAAAGAGCTGAATTATTAAATTGTATTGAAAGAGCATCTTTGATGGGAAAAGACGGAAATACTAATCTTGTAAAATTCGATATAAAAAATGATAATTTAGTTATCACTTCTAATTCTCAATTGGGAAGAGTTAGAGAAGAGTTAAATATAATTCTGCAAGGAGATGAACTTCAAATTGCATTTAATTCAAAATATTTAATAGATGTTTTAAAGATATTAGAAGACGATGAAATTGTTATGGAATTTGATAGTAGCGTGAGTCCATGCGTAATTAAAAGTAAAGAAAATAATACTTATACGTACTTAGTATTACCAGTAAGATTGTTAAACGCTTAACACAATTTAAAGCAAAACTACATTGGAGGATTTTTTATGAAAGAGATTAAGATTAATACAGAATTTATAAAATTAGATGCATTTTTAAAATGGTCTGGTATTGCAACTATGGGATCAGAAGCAAAATTTTATATTCAAAATGGAGAAGTTAAAGTTAATGGTGAAATAGAGGATAGAAGAGGAAGAAAGCTAATATCTGGTGATACTGTAGAATTTCAAGATGAAATTTATAAAATTATTTAATATTAAAAACTTACTGAAGATATTATGTTATAATTACAACAGGTGTTGTTATGTATATTAAAAATTTACAATTAATTAATTTTAGGAACTATGATAATTTAGTTTTAAAATTTAATAAAGGAATAAATGTTTTTATTGGAGATAACGCTCAGGGAAAGACTAATATACTTGAGAGTATATATTATTGCGGTCTTGGAAAATCTCATAGAACCAATAAAGATAAAGAATTAATAAGATGGGGATCTAAAGATGCATATGTTAGTATCTATGTGTGTAAAGAGAGATTAGATAAAAAAATAGATATTAAAATATTTAAAGAAGGTAAAAAAGGAGTCAAAGTTAATTCTATAAAATTAAAGACGATTTCAGATCTTATAGGCATCTTTAATGTGGTTATGTTTTCACCAGAAGATTTAAAAATTGTTAAAGAATCACCGCTGTATCGAAGAAAGTTTTTAGATATTGAACTTAGTAAATTAAATAAAAAGTATTATTATAGCTTAGTTAGGTATAATAAAGTTTTGAATGAGAGAAATACTATTCTAAGAAAGTGGAATAGTGACAGGGGCGTTACAGAAGTTTATGACCAGCAACTAAGCAAATATGGAAGTTTTATAATAAAAGAAAGACTTAAATATATAGAATCTTTATCTATAAAGGGAAAAAGGATTCATGATGAAATAACTTCACAGAAGGAAAAGATAGAATTTAAATACATAACGTCTATAAAAAATTTTAATAATATTCAAAGTGGGTTTTTTGATATTCTAAGAAAAAATTTAGACAAAGATTTTGAAAAAGGAAGTACATCTTTTGGACCACACAGGGATGATTTTATTATAAATATAAACAATACGGATACTAGAACGTTTGGTTCTCAAGGTCAACAAAGAACAGCCATATTAACTATAAAGCTTGCATCATTAGAAATTATAAAAGAACAGACAGGAGAGTATCCTGTACTGCTACTAGATGATGTCCTTTCAGAGTTGGATATAAATAGGCAAAAATATATTCTTAACTCTATAAAAAAGTTTCAAACTATAATAACGGGAACGGGTATTTTAAATATTAAAGATTATTTGGATGATCATGTAAAGTTATTTAAAGTAACAAATGGAACGGTTAATTAATATTCGTCTAAGGAGGATAATTTATGTTTTTACATTTAGGAGAAAATGTAGTGGTTCCATTAAAAGATATAATTGGGATATTCGATATAGAATCTACAATGTATAGCACAGATACTATTCAATTTTTAAGAATGGCTGAAGAAGATGGGTTTGTTGAAAGAATAACAAAAGAAAATGCTAAATCTTTTGTTGTAGCTGAAGTTAATAAAAAAAGTAAAATATATTTATCACCTATTTCTTCTTCTACATTAACAAAGAGAACTGAAAATATGTTCTATGAACCTAAAGAATAAGTTAGGAGGACATTCATGGATAACAAACAAGTATATGATGAATCGCAAATACAAGTACTTGAAGGCCTAGAGGCTGTTAGAAAAAGGCCAGGAATGTATATTGGAAGCACTGGAATAAGAGGGCTTCATCATTTAGTTTATGAGATCGTAGATAATAGTATAGATGAAGCCTTAGCAGGTTTCTGTCAAAACATAAAAGTATATATACATAAAAATAATTCAGTAACAGTTAAAGATGATGGAAGGGGTATGCCTGTAGGTATTCACCCTAAAATGAAAAGACCAACTGTTGAAGTTATAATGACTGTATTACATGCTGGTGGAAAATTTGGTGGAGGCGGATACAAAGTATCAGGAGGTCTTCATGGAGTTGGTGCCTCTGTTGTTAATGCTCTTTCTAAGTACTGTAAAGTTGAAGTTAGAAGAGAAGGTCATATATGGATTCAAGAATATAAAAAAGGAAAAGTTGCAAGTGAATTACAAGTAATAGGAGATTCCGATGAAAGAGGAACGCTTGTTTACTTTGAACCTGATGATGAAATATTTGAAGAAGTGGAATTTGACTATGATACATTAGCTCATAGATTAAGAGAACTTGCTTTTTTAAATAAGGGAATAAGAATTATATTAGTAGATGAAAGAGAAGAAGAGAAAAAACAAGAGTTCCATTATGAAGGTGGAATAAAATCTTTTGTAAGTTACCTAAATAGAAATAAACAAACTCTTCACGAAGAGCCAATTTATGTTGAAGGAAACAAAGATGATTATTTAGTTGAGGTAGCTTTGCAATATAACGACACATATAATGACAATATATTTGCATTTGCTAATAATATAGATACTATTGAAGGTGGAACTCATTTAGCAGGATTTAAGTCTGCTCTTACTAGGGTATTGAATGATTATGCTAGAAGATATGGATATTTGAAAGAAGCTGATAAAAATCTATCTGGTGATGATACAAGAGAAGGGCTTACTGGTGTAATTTCAGTAAAGCTTACAGATCCTCAATTTGAAGGTCAAACTAAAACCAAGTTAGGAAATACTGAAGTTAGAGGTATTGTTGATTCAATAGTATCCGAAAGAGTAAGTGAATTTTTAGAAGAAAATCCTGATACAGCTAAAACTGTTATAGAAAAATCTCTTACAGCTGCAAGAGCTAGAGAAGCTGCCAAGAAAGCAAGAGAACTTACAAGAAGAAAAAGTGTTCTCGAAAGTACAGCATTACCTGGAAAACTTGCAGATTGTTCTTCTAAAGATCCTTCAGAGTGTGAAATTTACATAGTCGAAGGAGATTCTGCCGGTGGTTCAGCAAAACAAGGCAGAGATAGAAGATTTCAAGCTATTTTACCTCTAAGAGGTAAAATTATGAATGTTGAAAAGCAAAGACTTGATAAAATATTAAATTCTGAACAAATAAGAGCAATGATAACAGCTTTTGGAGCTGGTATAGGGAAAGATTTTGATATAGAAAAAATAAGATATCATAGAATCATTATAATGACCGATGCCGATGTAGATGGAGCCCACATAGCAACACTATTATTAACTTTCTTTTATAGATACATGAGAGAATTAGTTGAAGGTGGTCATGTTTATATTGCACAACCTCCTTTATATCAAGTTAAAAAGGGCAAAGTTATAACATACTCTTATTCTGATAATGAATTACAGCAAGTTTTAACTGAAATAGGTGGAAAAGACAAGAATACAGAAATTCAAAGATATAAGGGTCTTGGAGAAATGGATGCTACTCAATTATGGGATACTACAATGAATCCAGAACATAGAACTTTAGTAAAAGTAACAATAGACGATGCAATGCGTGCTGATGAAGTATTTACTATACTAATGGGGGATAAGGTAGAGCCTAGACGTGAATTTATAGAAGAAAATGCTAAAAAAGTTGTCAACTTAGATATATAAGGTAAGTAAAGAGGTGTTGAGATGAACAACCAAGGTAATGTTGTACCGATAGACATAAGTAAGGAAATGCAAAGAAGCTATATAGATTATGCTATGAGTGTTATTGTTGGTCGTGCACTTCCAGATGTAAGAGATGGATTGAAACCAGTACACAGAAGAATTTTATATTCTATGCACGAATTAGGGCTAACACCTGAAAAAGGATATAGAAAATCTGCAAGAATAGTTGGAGATGTTCTAGGTAAATATCATCCACATGGAGATACGGCTGTATATGATGCTTTAGTTAGAATGGCTCAAGATTTTTCTATTAGATATACTTTAGTAGATGGTCATGGTAACTTTGGTTCTGTAGACGGTGATGGTGCCGCAGCCATGAGGTATACAGAAGCAAAAATGACTAAAGTTACTCTTGAACTTTTAAGAGATATAAATAAAAATACAGTAGATTTTGTTCCAAACTTTGATGGAGAGGAAAAAGAACCATCTGTTTTGCCTTCTAGATTTCCAAATCTTCTTGTAAATGGATCATCTGGTATAGCTGTTGGAATGGCTACCAATATACCTCCTCATAATTTAACTGAGGTTATAAATGGTATAAATAAATATATAGATAATCCGGACATTTCCGTTACTGAATTGATGACAGAAATAAAAGGTCCAGATTTTCCAACATCAGGTATTATAGTTGGTAAATCTGGTATAAGAAAAGCTTATGAAACTGGTCGTGGAAAAGTAATACTTAGATCAAGAGCTGAAATTGAAGAAGAAAAAGGTAGATCTAGAATTGTTGTAACAGAAATACCTTATCAAGTGAATAAAGCTAGACTCATAGAAAGTATGGCTAATCTTGTTAAAGACAAAAGAATAAATGGAATCTCAGACCTTAGAGATGAATCGGATAGAGAAGGTATGAGAATTGTTATAGAATTGAAAAGAGATGCTAATGCAAATGTAGTATTAAATCAGTTATATAAACATACAAAGATGCAAGATAGCTTTGGAATAATAATGTTAGCACTTGTAAATGGAGAACCAAAAGTTCTTAGTTTAAAAGAAGTATTAAGACATTACATAAAGTTCCAAGAAGAAGTTATAACAAGAAGAACTCAATTTGATTTAGATAAAGCTTTAGCTAGAGCGCATATTTTAGAAGGACTTAGGATAGCATTAGATTATATTGATGAAGTTATAAAATTAATTCGTGGATCAAAGACGACTGGAGAAGCGAGAGAAGGTCTTATGAGTAGATTTGGACTTTCTGAAAAGCAAGCTACAGCTATACTTGATATGAAACTTCAAAGACTTACTGGTCTTGAAAGACAAAAGATTGAAGAAGAATATGCAAAACTAATGGAAAACATAAAATATTTCAGACAAATACTTTCAGATAAATCTTTATTATTAAAAATAATAAAAGATGAGCTAAATGAAATTAAAGCTAAGTATGGGGATGAAAGAAGATCAGAAATTATTCAAGGTGAAGGTAATGATATAGATATAGAAGATTTAATAGAAGAAAAGGATGTTGTTATAACATTAACTCATGCTGGATATATAAAAAGACTTCCTGTAGAGACTTATAGTGCTCAAAAAAGAGGGGGTAGAGGAATACAAGCAATGACAACAAAAGAAGATGATTTTGTTGAACATATAATAACAGCCTCTACACATGATAATATATTATTCTTTACTAATCTAGGAAGGGTATATCAGCTTAAGGCTTATCAAATTCCTGAGGCAGGAAGAACAGCAAAAGGAATGAATTTAATAAATTTAATTCCACTGGATAAAGAAGAAAAAATCCAAAATGTTATATACTTAAAAGAATTTAAAGAAGATACATTCTTAATTATGGGAACTAAAAAGGGACTTATAAAGAAGACATCTTTAGATAAATATGCATCGATTAGAAAAAATGGATTAAATGCTATAAATCTAAGAGAAGATGATGAACTTGTTAGTGTAAGAGTTACTACTGGAGATTGTAATATTATATATGCTACAAAAAATGGTTATGCAATTAGATTCCATGAAAATGATGTTAGACCAATGGGTAGAACAGCTACTGGAGTTAAAGCTATTACATTAAGAGAAGATGATGAAGTTGTAAGTATGGAAGTAGCATCAGAAAATAGAGATTTCTTAGTTGTAAGTGAAAATGGGTATGGTAAGAGAACACCTATTGATCAATATACACTTCAAAAAAGAGGGGGAAAAGGTGTTATAACTTATAAGATATCTGAAAAAACAGGATTACTTATAGGTGCAAGATTGGTTGAGGATCAAGATGAGTTAATGCTTATAAATAATAGTGGTATAGCTATAAGAATTAATGTTTCAGATATATCAACTACAAGTAGAAATGCTATGGGTGTTACTCTTATGAGAACTGTAGACAATGAAAAAGTAGTAACTATGGCTAAAGTGAATATAAGCGAAAATGAAGATGATTGTAATAACGTATGTTCCGAAGAAAATAAAGATAGTAATAATAACGAGTTAACAGAAAATAATGCTATAAATATTAGTGAAGAAATAAATGAAAGTAAAGAAAATATAGAAGAATAGATATGAAATAAGGGTTTTGTTTTAAAACAAAACCCTTATTTTTATGTAAATACAAAATATACACAGCCAGGAGTATCAATATACTTAATTTTTAGTAATATGAAGCAAATTAAAGTATTGATATTATAATTTAATATAACATCAAATAATATAAAAGCAGGCGTCATATTATTTTGTTAAGATATCACATGTCGTTAAGTGATTGCGACAAAACAAGTCAACAAAAACTTTTAAAAAAGTGTTGACAAACAAAAAACCTTATGATAAACTAAGGAAGTCGTCGAAAGATGATAACAAACAATGGTCTTTGAAAATTAAACAGAATTAAGGTAAGAAACCAGTCAATAAATTTGAGTAAGATTAAACTTTTAAATTGAGAGTTTGATCCTGGCTCAGGACGAACGCTGGCGGCGTGCCTAACACATGCAAGTCGAGCGATGAAACTTCCTTCGGGAAGTGGATTAGCGGCGGACGGGTGAGTAACACGTGGGTAACCTGCCTCAAAGAGTGGGATAGCCTCCCGAAAGGGAGATTAATACCGCATAACATTATTTTATGGCATCATAAAATAATCAAAGGAGCAATCCGCTTTGAGATGGACCCGCGGCGCATTAGCTAGTTGGTGAGGTAACGGCTCACCAAGGCAACGATGCGTAGCCGACCTGAGAGGGTGATCGGCCACATTGGAACTGAGACACGGTCCAGACTCCTACGGGAGGCAGCAGTGGGGAATATTGCGCAATGGGGGAAACCCTGACGCAGCAACGCCGCGTGAGTGATGAAGGTTTTCGGATCGTAAAACTCTGTCTTTAGGGACGATAATGACGGTACCTAAGGAGGAAGCCACGGCTAACTACGTGCCAGCAGCCGCGGTAATACGTAGGTGGCAAGCGTTGTCCGGATTTACTGGGCGTAAAGAGTATGTAGGTGGGTGCTTAAGTCAGATGTGAAATTCCCGGGCTCAACCTGGGAGCTGCATTTGAAACTGGGCATCTAGAGTGCAGGAGAGGAAAGTGGAATTCCTAGTGTAGCGGTGAAATGCGTAGAGATTAGGAAGAACACCAGTGGCGAAGGCGACTTTCTGGACTGTAACTGACACTGAGATACGAAAGCGTGGGTAGCAAACAGGATTAGATACCCTGGTAGTCCACGCCGTAAACGATGAATACTAGGTGTCGGGGGTACCACCCTCGGTGCCGCAGCAAACGCATTAAGTATTCCGCCTGGGGAGTACGGTCGCAAGATTAAAACTCAAAGGAATTGACGGGGACCCGCACAAGCAGCGGAGCATGTGGTTTAATTCGAAGCAACGCGAAGAACCTTACCTAGACTTGACATCTCCTGAATTACTCTTAATCGAGGAAGTCCCTTCGGGGACAGGAAGACAGGTGGTGCATGGTTGTCGTCAGCTCGTGTCGTGAGATGTTGGGTTAAGTCCCGCAACGAGCGCAACCCTTATTGTTAGTTGCTACTATTAAGTTAAGCACTCTAACGAGACTGCCGCGGTTAACGTGGAGGAAGGTGGGGATGACGTCAAATCATCATGCCCCTTATGTCTAGGGCTACACACGTGCTACAATGGCTGGTACAACGAGCAGCAAACCCGCGAGGGGGAGCAAAACTTGAAAGCCAGTCCCAGTTCGGATTGTAGGCTGAAACTCGCCTACATGAAGTTGGAGTTGCTAGTAATCGCGAATCAGCATGTCGCGGTGAATACGTTCCCGGGTCTTGTACACACCGCCCGTCACACCATGAGAGCCGGTAACACCCGAAGCCCGTGAGGTAACCGTAAGGAGCCAGCGGTCGAAGGTGGGATTGGTGATTGGGGTGAAGTCGTAACAAGGTAGCCGTAGGAGAACCTGCGGCTGGATCACCTCCTTTCTAGGGAGAATGGAAGCAAAGCTTCCAGACTGGCACTTGATTCTGTTTAATTTTGAAAGACTATGTCTTTCTGAATAAAGTTAAACATTTCTAATGTTTAACAAAGCGACTATCACTAAGTCATAGATTTAGGATATCTGCTTTTGTTCTTTGAAAATTGCACAGTGATAAAGAAACGAAATAAACCTAGTTAACAAATAATATTTGTTAATGATATTAAAGTTAGTAATTGATGATAGATCAAGCTACAAAGGGCGCACGGTGAATGCCCTGGCACTAGGAGCCGATGAAGGACGTGATAAGCTGCGATAAGCTACATGTAGGCGCACACAGCCTGTGATATGTAGATTTCCGAATGGGGAAACCCATCTAGTTATGCTAGATACTGTATACCGAATACATAGGTATATGGAGGTACACCTGGGGAACTGAAACATCTAAGTACCCAGAGGAAGAGAAAGAAAATTCGATTCCCTAAGTAGCGGCGAGCGAAAGGGGAAGAGCCCAAACCAGGAACTTGTTCCTGGGGTTGCGGATAGATCAT is part of the Clostridium botulinum genome and harbors:
- the dnaA gene encoding chromosomal replication initiator protein DnaA, which gives rise to MNAQLEQLWSKTLNIIKGELTEVSFNTWIKSISPVSIDENTIKLQVPNDFTRGILESRYKDLIINAIKLITSKKYNIEFSITSEEVLNNATLNTTLKSNDENIVINDEMTSILNPKYTFDSFVIGNSNRFAHAASLAVAESPAKAYNPLFIYGGVGLGKTHLMHAIGHYILQNTPSAKVVYVSSEKFTNELINSIKDDKNEEFRNKYRNVDVLLIDDIQFIAGKERTQEEFFHTFNALYEADKQIILSSDRPPKEIPTLEDRLRSRFEWGLIADIQAPDFETRIAILKKKADVENLNIPNEVMVYIATKIKSNIRELEGALIRIVAYSSLTNREVSVDLAAEALKDIISSEQNKQVTIDLIQDIVCNYYNLKIQDLKSSRRTRNIAFPRQIAMYLSRKLTDMSLPKIGEEFGGRDHTTVIHAYEKISNILKKDESLRNVINDLNKKITNT
- the dnaN gene encoding DNA polymerase III subunit beta, with amino-acid sequence MKFMCAKNKLQEAISIAQKAVTGKSPMPILQGIHICAKNNGLTLIGSDIDLSIETKIEAEVEEEGSIVVDSKLFGEIIRKLPNSSIHINTTENNSIEIICEKSKFDLIHMDAEEFPNLPSINENIIFSIPEKVLKNMIKGTIFAIAQDETRPILTGILFEVRDKRLNLVALDGYRLALRSNMIDNENTISAVIPGKTFNEVSKILSEDEKNVNITFTPNHILFNLGETKIISRLLEGEFIKYNSIIPEEYKLKVNAKRAELLNCIERASLMGKDGNTNLVKFDIKNDNLVITSNSQLGRVREELNIILQGDELQIAFNSKYLIDVLKILEDDEIVMEFDSSVSPCVIKSKENNTYTYLVLPVRLLNA
- the yaaA gene encoding S4 domain-containing protein YaaA; the protein is MKEIKINTEFIKLDAFLKWSGIATMGSEAKFYIQNGEVKVNGEIEDRRGRKLISGDTVEFQDEIYKII
- the recF gene encoding DNA replication/repair protein RecF (All proteins in this family for which functions are known are DNA-binding proteins that assist the filamentation of RecA onto DNA for the initiation of recombination or recombinational repair.), with translation MYIKNLQLINFRNYDNLVLKFNKGINVFIGDNAQGKTNILESIYYCGLGKSHRTNKDKELIRWGSKDAYVSIYVCKERLDKKIDIKIFKEGKKGVKVNSIKLKTISDLIGIFNVVMFSPEDLKIVKESPLYRRKFLDIELSKLNKKYYYSLVRYNKVLNERNTILRKWNSDRGVTEVYDQQLSKYGSFIIKERLKYIESLSIKGKRIHDEITSQKEKIEFKYITSIKNFNNIQSGFFDILRKNLDKDFEKGSTSFGPHRDDFIININNTDTRTFGSQGQQRTAILTIKLASLEIIKEQTGEYPVLLLDDVLSELDINRQKYILNSIKKFQTIITGTGILNIKDYLDDHVKLFKVTNGTVN
- the remB gene encoding extracellular matrix regulator RemB, with the translated sequence MFLHLGENVVVPLKDIIGIFDIESTMYSTDTIQFLRMAEEDGFVERITKENAKSFVVAEVNKKSKIYLSPISSSTLTKRTENMFYEPKE
- the gyrB gene encoding DNA topoisomerase (ATP-hydrolyzing) subunit B → MDNKQVYDESQIQVLEGLEAVRKRPGMYIGSTGIRGLHHLVYEIVDNSIDEALAGFCQNIKVYIHKNNSVTVKDDGRGMPVGIHPKMKRPTVEVIMTVLHAGGKFGGGGYKVSGGLHGVGASVVNALSKYCKVEVRREGHIWIQEYKKGKVASELQVIGDSDERGTLVYFEPDDEIFEEVEFDYDTLAHRLRELAFLNKGIRIILVDEREEEKKQEFHYEGGIKSFVSYLNRNKQTLHEEPIYVEGNKDDYLVEVALQYNDTYNDNIFAFANNIDTIEGGTHLAGFKSALTRVLNDYARRYGYLKEADKNLSGDDTREGLTGVISVKLTDPQFEGQTKTKLGNTEVRGIVDSIVSERVSEFLEENPDTAKTVIEKSLTAARAREAAKKARELTRRKSVLESTALPGKLADCSSKDPSECEIYIVEGDSAGGSAKQGRDRRFQAILPLRGKIMNVEKQRLDKILNSEQIRAMITAFGAGIGKDFDIEKIRYHRIIIMTDADVDGAHIATLLLTFFYRYMRELVEGGHVYIAQPPLYQVKKGKVITYSYSDNELQQVLTEIGGKDKNTEIQRYKGLGEMDATQLWDTTMNPEHRTLVKVTIDDAMRADEVFTILMGDKVEPRREFIEENAKKVVNLDI
- the gyrA gene encoding DNA gyrase subunit A, which translates into the protein MNNQGNVVPIDISKEMQRSYIDYAMSVIVGRALPDVRDGLKPVHRRILYSMHELGLTPEKGYRKSARIVGDVLGKYHPHGDTAVYDALVRMAQDFSIRYTLVDGHGNFGSVDGDGAAAMRYTEAKMTKVTLELLRDINKNTVDFVPNFDGEEKEPSVLPSRFPNLLVNGSSGIAVGMATNIPPHNLTEVINGINKYIDNPDISVTELMTEIKGPDFPTSGIIVGKSGIRKAYETGRGKVILRSRAEIEEEKGRSRIVVTEIPYQVNKARLIESMANLVKDKRINGISDLRDESDREGMRIVIELKRDANANVVLNQLYKHTKMQDSFGIIMLALVNGEPKVLSLKEVLRHYIKFQEEVITRRTQFDLDKALARAHILEGLRIALDYIDEVIKLIRGSKTTGEAREGLMSRFGLSEKQATAILDMKLQRLTGLERQKIEEEYAKLMENIKYFRQILSDKSLLLKIIKDELNEIKAKYGDERRSEIIQGEGNDIDIEDLIEEKDVVITLTHAGYIKRLPVETYSAQKRGGRGIQAMTTKEDDFVEHIITASTHDNILFFTNLGRVYQLKAYQIPEAGRTAKGMNLINLIPLDKEEKIQNVIYLKEFKEDTFLIMGTKKGLIKKTSLDKYASIRKNGLNAINLREDDELVSVRVTTGDCNIIYATKNGYAIRFHENDVRPMGRTATGVKAITLREDDEVVSMEVASENRDFLVVSENGYGKRTPIDQYTLQKRGGKGVITYKISEKTGLLIGARLVEDQDELMLINNSGIAIRINVSDISTTSRNAMGVTLMRTVDNEKVVTMAKVNISENEDDCNNVCSEENKDSNNNELTENNAINISEEINESKENIEE